One part of the Schistocerca piceifrons isolate TAMUIC-IGC-003096 chromosome 2, iqSchPice1.1, whole genome shotgun sequence genome encodes these proteins:
- the LOC124777790 gene encoding uncharacterized protein LOC124777790, with protein sequence MSATSALSRDECRKIVQKQLQRDDFELMSFTMSPLSSEMKGLMGDHLKLRVSVLLGDKENRDTESTELQFFIKAVPVDDDYRRKFAASGVTYQKEVLFYSDLQRDVQKHLRCSDYESSTYLGTVPQCYYLRPDLLVLEDLALAGFGVLDSKEPLDLQHCKFVLKAVARFHAASLVYEEREGRLLADAHPLLLEESFYRKERGFSHYDAQAESRRVTHVLLDLIPRFAPGTAHNEELHRFVNPVMEDVYELLKPSDKYRNVLCHRDLWLNNMLFAEDAKGELSVRLVDFQTLHLEPPAHDVLLFLHLNTTRELRQTHGRKLLELYHQTLAEVLRQHDLNVDSVLPLQIFLQSCDDSKPVVVIVTTYILQALLLPLQQDADLESFLLDRKALAKAAYERDERYRSRMTEAMEELVETCLLPRLREHQR encoded by the exons ATGAGCGCCACATCAGCACTCTCTCGAGACGAATGCCGCAAGATCGTCCAGAAGCAGTTGCAGCGTGACGATTTCGAACTGATGTCGTTTACAATGTCTCCACTGAGCTCTGAGATGAAGGGGCTCATGGGCGATCACCTGAAGCTGCGTGTATCGGTATTACTAGGGGATAAGGAAAACCGAGACACCGAGAGCACCGAGCTACAGTTCTTCATCAAGGCGGTGCCTGTAGATGACGACTATAGGAGGAAATTCGCAGCGTCCGGCGTGACGTACCAGAAGGAGGTACTGTTCTACAGCGATCTTCAGAGGGACGTGCAGAAACACCTGCGCTGCTCCGACTACGAGTCGTCTACGTACTTGGGCACCGTCCCCCAGTGTTACTACCTGCGGCCAGATTTACTGGTGCTGGAGGACCTCGCGTTGGCGGGCTTTGGCGTGCTGGACTCCAAGGAACCGCTGGACTTACAGCACTGCAAGTTTGTGCTGAAGGCGGTGGCTCGGTTCCACGCGGCCTCCCTCGTGTACGAGGAGCGTGAGGGGCGGTTACTCGCTGACGCCCACCCCCTGCTTCTGGAGGAGTCCTTCTACAGAAAGGAGCGGGGCTTCAGCCATTACGACGCACAGGCCGAAAGCCGCCGTGTTACACATGTTCTACTGGATCTCATACCTCGCTTCGCTCCAGGCACGGCTCACAATGAGGAACTACACCGTTTCGTTAACCCAGTCATGGAAGATGTCTACGAACTACTCAAGCCATCTGACAA GTACCGAAACGTACTGTGCCACAGAGACCTGTGGTTAAACAACATGCTGTTCGCGGAAGACGCCAAGGGCGAGCTGTCGGTGCGGTTGGTGGACTTCCAGACGCTGCACCTGGAGCCTCCAGCACACGACGTCTTGCTCTTCCTTCATCTGAACACGACGCGTGAACTGCGGCAGACCCACGGGCGGAAGCTACTGGAGCTGTACCACCAGACACTGGCCGAGGTGCTTCGTCAGCACGACCTCAACGTAGACTCCGTCCTGCCTTTACAGATCTTCCTGCAGTCCTGCGACGACTCTAAGCCTGTGGTCGTTATCGTCACTACCTACATTTTGCAAGCCCTCTTGCTGCCTCTACAACAG GATGCTGACTTGGAGAGTTTCTTGTTGGACCGTAAGGCTCTGGCGAAGGCCGCGTACGAGCGCGACGAACGCTACCGTTCGAGGATGACAGAGGCCATGGAGGAGCTGGTGGAGACCTGCCTCCTGCCCCGTCTACGGGAACACCAGCGGTGA